The following proteins come from a genomic window of Lachnoclostridium phytofermentans ISDg:
- a CDS encoding NCS2 family permease → MERFFKLKQNNTNVRTEVIAGFTTFFAMAYIITVNPGMLSKTGMPWGAVFLATILASIVGTLIMGLVANVPYAQAPGMGLNAFFVFTVCFGLKFSWQEALAMVFICGLFNIFITVTKLRKLIIKSIPESLQHAIGGGIGIFVAYIAIVNSGLVIFVGDPIVPSIATFNNPAVILTVVGLVLTVILLLLNVKGAIFIGILVTTLLGIPFGVTKTADSISFSEALSQLPETFGAAFGKEGIQHLFSDASRIPLVLMTIFAFSLSDTFDTIGTFIGTGRKTGIFSKEDEEALENSAGFKSKMDKALFADATATSIGAIFGTSNTTTYVESAAGINAGGRTGLTSVVVAILFAVSAFFAPYVSAIPFAATAPALIVVGVMMLSAFKQVDWDNLEEAIPAFFAGAFTALCYSISYGIAGGFIFYIIVKCVKGKVKEVTPVLWVATGLFIANFVILALL, encoded by the coding sequence ATGGAACGCTTTTTTAAATTGAAGCAGAACAATACAAACGTGCGTACAGAAGTAATAGCAGGTTTCACTACATTTTTTGCAATGGCGTACATTATCACAGTAAATCCAGGGATGTTATCAAAGACTGGAATGCCATGGGGAGCGGTATTTTTAGCAACTATATTAGCATCTATCGTCGGAACTTTAATTATGGGACTTGTTGCTAATGTTCCATATGCACAGGCACCAGGAATGGGACTAAATGCATTTTTCGTATTTACCGTATGCTTTGGTCTTAAGTTTAGCTGGCAGGAAGCTTTGGCAATGGTATTTATCTGTGGTTTGTTTAATATTTTTATTACGGTAACAAAACTTCGTAAGTTAATTATTAAATCCATTCCGGAAAGCTTACAGCATGCTATCGGTGGCGGAATCGGTATTTTCGTAGCATATATTGCAATTGTTAATTCAGGACTAGTTATCTTTGTTGGTGATCCAATTGTTCCTAGCATTGCAACTTTTAATAATCCAGCCGTTATTTTAACTGTAGTTGGACTTGTACTTACTGTTATTCTTTTATTATTAAACGTAAAGGGTGCCATCTTTATCGGTATTCTCGTAACTACATTACTTGGTATTCCTTTTGGCGTAACAAAGACAGCAGATTCGATAAGTTTTAGTGAAGCATTAAGTCAGTTACCAGAAACTTTTGGTGCTGCATTTGGTAAAGAAGGTATTCAGCATTTATTTTCGGATGCAAGCAGAATTCCTCTTGTATTAATGACAATCTTTGCATTTAGTTTATCAGATACCTTTGATACCATCGGAACATTTATTGGAACTGGTCGTAAAACAGGAATCTTCTCTAAAGAGGATGAAGAAGCACTTGAAAATAGTGCAGGATTTAAGTCTAAGATGGACAAGGCTTTATTTGCAGATGCTACAGCAACCAGCATTGGTGCTATCTTTGGTACTTCGAATACTACTACTTACGTAGAGAGTGCAGCAGGTATTAATGCAGGTGGACGTACTGGCTTAACCAGTGTAGTGGTAGCTATTTTGTTTGCAGTTAGTGCATTCTTTGCTCCATATGTAAGTGCAATTCCTTTTGCAGCTACCGCTCCAGCTCTTATTGTTGTTGGTGTTATGATGCTTTCCGCGTTTAAGCAGGTAGATTGGGATAACTTAGAAGAAGCTATACCAGCGTTCTTTGCAGGTGCCTTCACAGCTCTTTGCTATAGTATTTCCTATGGTATTGCAGGAGGATTTATCTTCTATATTATTGTAAAATGTGTTAAGGGAAAAGTAAAAGAGGTAACACCGGTACTTTGGGTGGCAACAGGTTTATTTATTGCAAACTTTGTAATTTTAGCATTATTATAA
- a CDS encoding 6-phosphofructokinase: MSGNVIVGQSGGPTAVINSSLAGVYKTAMDRGANKVYGMQHGIQGFLNGQIVDLSDHIKSNLDLELLKRTPSSYLGSCRYKLPEVSVNKEVYETIFQKLHELNIEYFFYIGGNDSMDTIKKLSEYAEMTGSHIRFMGVPKTIDNDLAATDHTPGFGSAAKYIASITKEVIRDGLVYDIKSVTILEIMGRNAGWLTGAAALAKSEDCEGPDMILLPEVPFDTKDFIQKVDEIQKRKKSVVIAVSEGVRLADGRYVCEVGDANGSVDAFGHKQLSGTGRVLANLVAGELGCKARAIEFSTLQRCASHIVSRTDISEAFQVGGAAVKAAYEGETGKMITLKRVSDEPYQCTTDIYDIKAIANVEKRVPMEWIDVPNYYVTQDFINYARPLIQAELTPIMVEGLPRHLYCEE; encoded by the coding sequence ATGAGTGGCAATGTCATTGTTGGACAGTCTGGAGGACCAACAGCGGTTATTAATTCAAGTTTGGCGGGGGTATACAAAACAGCAATGGATCGAGGGGCTAATAAAGTCTACGGTATGCAACATGGTATTCAGGGCTTTCTTAACGGGCAGATTGTTGACTTATCCGATCATATTAAGAGCAATCTCGACCTCGAGTTATTAAAGCGTACACCTTCTTCTTATCTTGGTTCATGCAGATATAAGCTTCCTGAAGTTTCCGTGAACAAAGAAGTTTATGAGACCATCTTTCAAAAGCTTCATGAATTAAACATTGAGTATTTCTTCTATATTGGTGGTAATGATTCCATGGATACTATCAAGAAATTATCTGAGTATGCAGAAATGACAGGAAGTCACATTCGTTTTATGGGCGTACCAAAAACAATCGATAATGACTTAGCTGCAACGGATCATACTCCTGGTTTTGGTAGTGCGGCAAAATACATTGCTTCAATTACAAAAGAGGTAATTCGTGATGGATTAGTTTATGATATTAAAAGCGTTACTATTTTAGAAATCATGGGTAGAAATGCTGGGTGGTTAACTGGTGCAGCTGCTCTTGCTAAGAGTGAAGACTGCGAAGGACCGGATATGATTCTTCTTCCGGAAGTTCCATTTGATACGAAAGACTTTATACAAAAAGTGGATGAAATTCAAAAGCGTAAGAAGTCCGTAGTGATTGCTGTTTCAGAGGGTGTTCGTCTTGCAGATGGTAGATATGTTTGTGAGGTCGGAGATGCAAATGGCAGTGTCGATGCGTTTGGGCATAAACAGCTTTCTGGTACAGGTCGTGTATTAGCTAACTTAGTGGCTGGTGAGCTTGGCTGTAAAGCACGTGCGATTGAATTTAGTACCTTGCAACGTTGTGCCTCTCATATCGTATCACGTACGGATATTTCAGAAGCATTCCAAGTTGGTGGTGCAGCAGTAAAAGCAGCTTATGAAGGTGAGACTGGCAAGATGATTACCTTAAAACGTGTTAGTGATGAACCATATCAGTGTACTACCGATATCTATGACATAAAGGCAATTGCTAACGTAGAAAAACGTGTACCTATGGAATGGATTGACGTTCCAAATTATTATGTAACACAGGATTTCATTAATTATGCAAGACCATTAATTCAGGCAGAACTTACTCCAATTATGGTTGAGGGACTTCCAAGACATTTATATTGTGAGGAGTAA